The Pan paniscus chromosome 15, NHGRI_mPanPan1-v2.0_pri, whole genome shotgun sequence genome includes a window with the following:
- the LOC100981746 gene encoding homeobox protein SIX4 isoform X2, which produces MIASAADIKQENGMESASEGQEAHREVAGGAAVGLSPPAPAPFPLEPGDAATAAARVSGEEGAVAAAAAGAAADQVQLHSELLGRHHHAAAAAAQTPLAFSPDHVACVCEALQQGGNLDRLARFLWSLPQSDLLRGNESLLKARALVAFHQGIYPELYSILESHSFESANHPLLQQLWYKARYTEAERARGRPLGAVDKYRLRRKFPLPRTIWDGEETVYCFKEKSRNALKELYKQNRYPSPAEKRHLAKITGLSLTQVSNWFKNRRQRDRNPSETQSKSESDGNPSTEDESSKGHEDLSPHPLSGSSDGITNLSLSSHMEPVYMQQIGNAKISLSSSGVLLNGSLVPASTSPVFLNGNSFIQGPSGVILNGLNVGNTQAVALNPPKMSSNIVSNGISMTDILGSTSQDVKEFKVLQSSANSAATTSYSPSVPVSFPGLIPSTEVKREGIQTVASQDGGSVVTFTTPVQINQYGIVQIPNSGANSQFLNGSIGFSPLQLPPVSVAASQGNISVSSSTSDGSTFTSESTTVQQGKVFLSSLAPSAVVYTVPNTGQTIGSVKQEGLERSLVFSQLMPVNQNAQVNANLSSENISGSGLHPLASSLVNVSPTHNFSLSPSTLLNPTELNRDIADSQPMSAPVASKSTVTSVSNTNYATLQNCSLITGQDLLSVPMTQAALGEIVPTAEDQVGQPSPAVHQDFVQEHRLVLQSVANMKENFLSNSESKATSSLMMLDSKSKYVLDGMVDTVCEDLETDKKELAKLQTVQLDEDMQDL; this is translated from the exons ATG ATCGCAAGTGCGGCGGACATCAAGCAGGAGAATGGGATGGAAAGCGCCTCGGAAGGGCAGGAGGCGCACCGAGAAGTGGCGGGGGGCGCGGCGGTAGGGCTGAGCCCCCCGGCTCCAGCCCCTTTTCCCCTGGAGCCGGGGGACGCCGCGACCGCTGCCGCCAGGGTGAGCGGAGAGGAAGGGgcagtggcggcggcggcggccggagCGGCGGCGGATCAGGTACAACTCCACTCGGAACTTCtgggcaggcaccaccacgccgccgccgccgccgcgcagACCCCGCTGGCCTTCTCGCCCGACCACGTCGCCTGCGTGTGCGAGGCACTGCAGCAGGGGGGCAACCTGGACCGCCTGGCCCGGTTCCTGTGGTCCCTGCCCCAGAGCGACCTGCTACGTGGCAACGAGAGCCTGCTGAAGGCGCGGGCGCTCGTGGCCTTCCACCAGGGCATCTACCCCGAGCTCTACAGCATCCTCGAGAGCCACAGCTTCGAGTCGGCCAACCACCCGCTGCTGCAGCAGCTCTGGTACAAGGCGCGCTACACCGAGGCCGAGCGAGCCCGCGGCCGGCCGCTGGGAGCCGTAGACAAGTACCGGCTGCGCAGGAAATTCCCCCTGCCCCGCACCATCTGGGACGGCGAGGAGACGGTGTATTGTTTCAAGGAGAAGTCGCGCAACGCGCTCAAGGAGCTCTACAAGCAGAATCGCTACCCTTCGCCCGCCGAGAAGCGGCACCTGGCCAAGATCACCGGCCTCTCCCTCACCCAGGTCAGCAACTGGTTCAAGAACCGCCGGCAGCGCGACAGGAACCCCTCCGAGACCCAGTCCAAAAG TGAGTCAGATGGCAACCCCAGCACTGAAGATGAATCCAGCAAGGGACATGAGGATTTATCTCCTCACCCACTCTCCGGTTCATCTGATGGCATCACCAACCTCAGCCTTTCCAGTCATATGGAGCCAGTATATATGCAACAAATTGGAAATGCTAAGATATCATTAAGCTCTTCTGGAGTTCTGTTGAATGGAAGCTTGGTACCTGCAAGTACTTCACCTGTCTTCCTTAATGGAAATTCTTTTATTCAGGGACCCAGTGGAGTTATCCTTAATGGATTAAATGTGGGAAATACACAGGCAGTGGCATTGAACCCACCAAAAATGTCATCAAACATTGTGAGCAATGGTATATCCATGACTGACATACTGGGGTCTACTTCCCAGGACGTGAAGGAATTCAAAGTCCTCCAGAGTTCTGCTAACTCAGCAGCCACCACGTCCTACAGCCCCAGTGTCCCTGTCTCATTCCCAGGCCTGATACCCAGCACTGAGGTGAAAAGAGAAGGCATTCAAACAGTGGCTTCCCAAGATGGAGGGTCTGTAGTGACTTTTACTACACCAGTGCAAATTAACCAGTATGGCATTGTCCAGATCCCCAATTCCGGAGCAAACAGCCAGTTCCTTAATGGGAGCATTGGATTCTCTCCACTGCAGCTGCCCCCTGTGTCAGTGGCAGCTTCACAAG gtaataTCTCAGTAAGCTCAAGCACTTCAGATGGAAGCACATTTACAAGTGAGTCTACCACAGTCCAGCAAGGAAAGGTTTTCTTGAGCTCTCTTGCTCCCAGTGCAGTGGTATACACAGTTCCTAATACAGGCCAGACTATAGGATCTGTGAAACAGGAAGGCTTGGAAAGGAGCCTGGTATTTTCTCAGTTGATGCCTGTCAATCAGAATGCACAGGTAAATGCAAACCTATCTTCTGAAAACATCTCGGGGAGTGGCCTGCATCCACTGGCCTCCTCATTAGTTAATGTATCTCCAACTCACAATTTTTCTCTCAGTCCCTCTACACTACTAAATCCCACTGAGCTAAACCGCGACATTGCCGATAGCCAACCAATGTCTGCACCGGTGGCAAGCAAATCTACTGTGACATCTGTCAGCAACACTAACTATGCAACTCTTCAGAACTGCTCCCTTATTACTGGTCAAGACCTATTGTCAGTCCCTATGACTCAGGCTGCCCTTGGGGAAATAGTTCCTACAGCTGAAGATCAGGTAGGTCAGCCCTCCCCAGCAGTACATCAGGATTTTGTCCAAGAACATCGTTTGGTTCTGCAATCGGTAGCTAACATGAAAGAGAATTTCTTATCAAATTCTGAGAGCAAAGCAACAAGTAGCTTAATGATGCTGGACTCTAAATCCAAGTATGTCTTAGATGGCATGGTTGATACTGTCTGTGAAGACCTGGAAACAGACAAAAAAGAGCTTGCCAAGCTCCAGACTGTCCAGCTGGATGAAGATATGCAAGACTTATGA
- the LOC100981746 gene encoding homeobox protein SIX4 isoform X1, with the protein MSSSSPTGQIASAADIKQENGMESASEGQEAHREVAGGAAVGLSPPAPAPFPLEPGDAATAAARVSGEEGAVAAAAAGAAADQVQLHSELLGRHHHAAAAAAQTPLAFSPDHVACVCEALQQGGNLDRLARFLWSLPQSDLLRGNESLLKARALVAFHQGIYPELYSILESHSFESANHPLLQQLWYKARYTEAERARGRPLGAVDKYRLRRKFPLPRTIWDGEETVYCFKEKSRNALKELYKQNRYPSPAEKRHLAKITGLSLTQVSNWFKNRRQRDRNPSETQSKSESDGNPSTEDESSKGHEDLSPHPLSGSSDGITNLSLSSHMEPVYMQQIGNAKISLSSSGVLLNGSLVPASTSPVFLNGNSFIQGPSGVILNGLNVGNTQAVALNPPKMSSNIVSNGISMTDILGSTSQDVKEFKVLQSSANSAATTSYSPSVPVSFPGLIPSTEVKREGIQTVASQDGGSVVTFTTPVQINQYGIVQIPNSGANSQFLNGSIGFSPLQLPPVSVAASQGNISVSSSTSDGSTFTSESTTVQQGKVFLSSLAPSAVVYTVPNTGQTIGSVKQEGLERSLVFSQLMPVNQNAQVNANLSSENISGSGLHPLASSLVNVSPTHNFSLSPSTLLNPTELNRDIADSQPMSAPVASKSTVTSVSNTNYATLQNCSLITGQDLLSVPMTQAALGEIVPTAEDQVGQPSPAVHQDFVQEHRLVLQSVANMKENFLSNSESKATSSLMMLDSKSKYVLDGMVDTVCEDLETDKKELAKLQTVQLDEDMQDL; encoded by the exons atgtccTCTTCCTCCCCCACCGGGCAGATCGCAAGTGCGGCGGACATCAAGCAGGAGAATGGGATGGAAAGCGCCTCGGAAGGGCAGGAGGCGCACCGAGAAGTGGCGGGGGGCGCGGCGGTAGGGCTGAGCCCCCCGGCTCCAGCCCCTTTTCCCCTGGAGCCGGGGGACGCCGCGACCGCTGCCGCCAGGGTGAGCGGAGAGGAAGGGgcagtggcggcggcggcggccggagCGGCGGCGGATCAGGTACAACTCCACTCGGAACTTCtgggcaggcaccaccacgccgccgccgccgccgcgcagACCCCGCTGGCCTTCTCGCCCGACCACGTCGCCTGCGTGTGCGAGGCACTGCAGCAGGGGGGCAACCTGGACCGCCTGGCCCGGTTCCTGTGGTCCCTGCCCCAGAGCGACCTGCTACGTGGCAACGAGAGCCTGCTGAAGGCGCGGGCGCTCGTGGCCTTCCACCAGGGCATCTACCCCGAGCTCTACAGCATCCTCGAGAGCCACAGCTTCGAGTCGGCCAACCACCCGCTGCTGCAGCAGCTCTGGTACAAGGCGCGCTACACCGAGGCCGAGCGAGCCCGCGGCCGGCCGCTGGGAGCCGTAGACAAGTACCGGCTGCGCAGGAAATTCCCCCTGCCCCGCACCATCTGGGACGGCGAGGAGACGGTGTATTGTTTCAAGGAGAAGTCGCGCAACGCGCTCAAGGAGCTCTACAAGCAGAATCGCTACCCTTCGCCCGCCGAGAAGCGGCACCTGGCCAAGATCACCGGCCTCTCCCTCACCCAGGTCAGCAACTGGTTCAAGAACCGCCGGCAGCGCGACAGGAACCCCTCCGAGACCCAGTCCAAAAG TGAGTCAGATGGCAACCCCAGCACTGAAGATGAATCCAGCAAGGGACATGAGGATTTATCTCCTCACCCACTCTCCGGTTCATCTGATGGCATCACCAACCTCAGCCTTTCCAGTCATATGGAGCCAGTATATATGCAACAAATTGGAAATGCTAAGATATCATTAAGCTCTTCTGGAGTTCTGTTGAATGGAAGCTTGGTACCTGCAAGTACTTCACCTGTCTTCCTTAATGGAAATTCTTTTATTCAGGGACCCAGTGGAGTTATCCTTAATGGATTAAATGTGGGAAATACACAGGCAGTGGCATTGAACCCACCAAAAATGTCATCAAACATTGTGAGCAATGGTATATCCATGACTGACATACTGGGGTCTACTTCCCAGGACGTGAAGGAATTCAAAGTCCTCCAGAGTTCTGCTAACTCAGCAGCCACCACGTCCTACAGCCCCAGTGTCCCTGTCTCATTCCCAGGCCTGATACCCAGCACTGAGGTGAAAAGAGAAGGCATTCAAACAGTGGCTTCCCAAGATGGAGGGTCTGTAGTGACTTTTACTACACCAGTGCAAATTAACCAGTATGGCATTGTCCAGATCCCCAATTCCGGAGCAAACAGCCAGTTCCTTAATGGGAGCATTGGATTCTCTCCACTGCAGCTGCCCCCTGTGTCAGTGGCAGCTTCACAAG gtaataTCTCAGTAAGCTCAAGCACTTCAGATGGAAGCACATTTACAAGTGAGTCTACCACAGTCCAGCAAGGAAAGGTTTTCTTGAGCTCTCTTGCTCCCAGTGCAGTGGTATACACAGTTCCTAATACAGGCCAGACTATAGGATCTGTGAAACAGGAAGGCTTGGAAAGGAGCCTGGTATTTTCTCAGTTGATGCCTGTCAATCAGAATGCACAGGTAAATGCAAACCTATCTTCTGAAAACATCTCGGGGAGTGGCCTGCATCCACTGGCCTCCTCATTAGTTAATGTATCTCCAACTCACAATTTTTCTCTCAGTCCCTCTACACTACTAAATCCCACTGAGCTAAACCGCGACATTGCCGATAGCCAACCAATGTCTGCACCGGTGGCAAGCAAATCTACTGTGACATCTGTCAGCAACACTAACTATGCAACTCTTCAGAACTGCTCCCTTATTACTGGTCAAGACCTATTGTCAGTCCCTATGACTCAGGCTGCCCTTGGGGAAATAGTTCCTACAGCTGAAGATCAGGTAGGTCAGCCCTCCCCAGCAGTACATCAGGATTTTGTCCAAGAACATCGTTTGGTTCTGCAATCGGTAGCTAACATGAAAGAGAATTTCTTATCAAATTCTGAGAGCAAAGCAACAAGTAGCTTAATGATGCTGGACTCTAAATCCAAGTATGTCTTAGATGGCATGGTTGATACTGTCTGTGAAGACCTGGAAACAGACAAAAAAGAGCTTGCCAAGCTCCAGACTGTCCAGCTGGATGAAGATATGCAAGACTTATGA